A region of Myxococcus stipitatus DSM 14675 DNA encodes the following proteins:
- a CDS encoding N-acetylmuramoyl-L-alanine amidase: protein MSTDSFRARPVGVLAALLLTSSLAAAQAPAPHVHDDEVGACGLEPPDAVYVPAPGPRAHEARKLGATDAPVVRREEKGGGTRAKVSGVPQTRTRAGALSGKVIYLSPGHGFYRAPTLKRWATQRPNTWAVVEDFISAEVLNQDLLPMLTGAGATVVPVRESDLNSRMVIVDDGGAGYSETGDTALFRATSRKGWGTPPSPMKNDVEPFTLGTTRELLTTMTATTSATWAPTVPADGHYHVYVSYAADPSRTENAHYVVRHAGGESHFRVNQRRHGGTWVFLGRFFFKAGAGADAASVVLMNDAEPGSTVSVDAVRFGGGSGVIGDAQMAALTRPRYEEAARYHVQFSGAPASVYAPTGANAIGNERNADVSARPRFAAWLHEEGEDAVYVAWHTNASTTGKVVGTEGYVYGPNPVDGTLNFTGVPGSDVLARALLDELGKDLRREVDPTWRVRNLRSANLGEVNPTHNPEMPSVLLEIAYHDTVADSNRLKEPAFRRVAARAILQGLIKYFAARDGVAVRLPPEAPSAVVARNTVAGTVEVRWAAPEANPDEEGHDAPTAYRVYQSTDGLGWDDGTEVTQTSFSLPLATGTARYFRVAAVSEGGEGFPSSIVGVRAGAAATALVVNAFERMDSALACGEALDAYDLEAPLRVLVEMMNDGTYVRRHGDAMSQSGLVFDSATSAAVAAGLVSPGAGTGYRVVDWFTGRGGAQGTRLTRAEQDALRAFVTGGGHLLLSGSQVASALAAGDSADKAFLADILRAAPLSGTPSLTVEGLPGDFLSSLTGVSLDDGTRGAFPVGVTDVLTPASGGSAVLRYAGTDLTAGVFSLPGGQVLLLGVPFESVVDRAARARLLSAFLVRAGFPSPGTAPVGDSGEGGPGLLARCVVPRGVDPHPPEPEIPTPIVLDALPQFYPLGDTGCGCGAGAGTGGGLWLLLGVIVQLRRARRRAGDLRR, encoded by the coding sequence ATGAGCACCGACTCCTTCCGGGCGCGTCCAGTGGGCGTGCTGGCGGCCCTTTTGTTGACCTCGTCCCTCGCGGCCGCCCAGGCTCCCGCGCCGCACGTCCATGACGACGAAGTGGGGGCGTGTGGCCTGGAGCCGCCCGACGCGGTGTACGTGCCGGCTCCGGGGCCCAGGGCCCACGAGGCGCGCAAGCTGGGCGCCACGGATGCTCCCGTGGTGCGGCGCGAGGAGAAGGGCGGAGGGACGCGGGCCAAGGTGTCGGGTGTCCCGCAGACGCGGACGCGGGCGGGTGCGCTGTCGGGGAAGGTCATCTACCTGAGCCCGGGCCATGGCTTCTACCGGGCCCCGACGCTGAAGCGCTGGGCCACGCAGCGCCCCAACACCTGGGCGGTGGTGGAGGACTTCATCTCCGCGGAGGTGCTGAACCAGGACCTGCTGCCCATGTTGACGGGCGCGGGCGCGACGGTGGTGCCCGTGCGCGAGTCGGACCTCAACTCGCGGATGGTCATCGTCGATGACGGTGGCGCGGGCTACTCCGAGACGGGGGACACGGCGCTGTTCCGCGCGACGAGCCGGAAGGGGTGGGGCACGCCGCCCTCGCCCATGAAGAACGATGTGGAGCCCTTCACGCTGGGCACCACGCGGGAGCTCCTCACGACGATGACCGCGACGACGTCGGCCACGTGGGCGCCGACCGTGCCCGCGGATGGCCACTACCATGTCTATGTCTCCTACGCGGCGGACCCCTCGCGGACGGAGAACGCGCACTACGTGGTTCGCCACGCGGGCGGTGAGAGCCACTTCCGCGTCAACCAGCGCAGGCATGGCGGGACGTGGGTGTTCCTGGGCCGCTTCTTCTTCAAGGCGGGGGCTGGCGCGGACGCGGCCTCGGTGGTGTTGATGAACGACGCGGAGCCGGGGAGCACGGTGTCGGTGGACGCGGTGCGCTTCGGGGGCGGCAGCGGAGTCATCGGCGATGCGCAGATGGCCGCGCTGACGCGTCCTCGCTACGAGGAGGCCGCGCGCTACCACGTGCAGTTCAGCGGCGCGCCCGCGTCGGTGTATGCGCCGACCGGTGCGAATGCCATCGGCAACGAGCGCAACGCGGACGTGTCCGCGCGTCCTCGCTTCGCCGCGTGGCTGCACGAGGAGGGGGAGGACGCGGTGTACGTCGCGTGGCACACCAACGCGTCCACCACGGGGAAGGTGGTGGGCACGGAGGGCTACGTGTACGGGCCGAACCCGGTGGACGGGACGCTGAACTTCACGGGAGTGCCTGGAAGCGACGTGCTGGCGCGCGCGCTGCTGGACGAGCTGGGGAAGGACCTGCGGCGCGAAGTGGACCCGACATGGCGCGTGCGCAACCTGCGCTCCGCGAACCTGGGCGAGGTGAATCCCACGCACAACCCGGAGATGCCGTCGGTGCTGTTGGAGATTGCGTACCACGACACCGTCGCCGACTCGAACCGCCTGAAGGAGCCGGCCTTCCGCCGCGTCGCCGCGAGGGCGATTCTCCAGGGCCTCATCAAGTACTTCGCCGCGCGCGATGGCGTGGCGGTGCGACTGCCGCCCGAGGCCCCTTCCGCGGTGGTGGCGCGCAACACCGTGGCGGGAACGGTGGAGGTCCGCTGGGCCGCGCCCGAGGCGAATCCGGACGAGGAGGGACATGACGCGCCCACCGCGTACCGCGTCTACCAGAGCACGGACGGGCTGGGCTGGGACGACGGCACCGAGGTGACGCAGACCTCCTTCTCCCTGCCGCTGGCGACGGGCACGGCGCGCTACTTCCGCGTCGCCGCGGTGAGCGAGGGCGGCGAGGGCTTCCCGTCCTCCATCGTGGGCGTGCGCGCGGGGGCCGCGGCGACGGCGCTGGTGGTCAACGCGTTCGAGCGGATGGACTCCGCGCTGGCCTGTGGCGAGGCGCTGGATGCGTACGACCTGGAGGCGCCGCTGCGGGTGCTGGTGGAAATGATGAACGACGGCACCTACGTGCGCCGGCACGGGGACGCGATGAGCCAGTCCGGGCTCGTGTTCGACAGCGCGACGAGCGCGGCCGTGGCGGCGGGGCTGGTGTCACCCGGGGCGGGTACGGGTTACCGCGTGGTGGACTGGTTCACCGGGCGGGGAGGGGCACAAGGGACTCGGCTGACGCGCGCGGAGCAGGACGCGCTGCGAGCGTTCGTCACGGGGGGCGGCCACTTGCTGCTCTCGGGTTCGCAGGTGGCGTCCGCGCTGGCGGCCGGGGACTCGGCGGACAAGGCGTTCCTGGCGGACATCCTCCGCGCGGCCCCCCTGAGCGGGACTCCGTCGTTGACGGTGGAGGGCCTGCCTGGGGACTTCCTCTCGTCGCTGACGGGCGTTTCGCTGGACGACGGCACCCGAGGCGCCTTCCCGGTGGGCGTGACGGATGTGTTGACTCCCGCATCAGGCGGCTCGGCGGTGCTGCGCTACGCGGGGACGGACCTGACGGCGGGCGTGTTCTCGCTGCCGGGCGGACAGGTGCTCCTCCTGGGCGTGCCCTTCGAGTCGGTGGTGGACCGGGCGGCGCGGGCCCGGCTCCTGTCGGCGTTCCTGGTGCGCGCGGGCTTCCCCTCGCCGGGGACCGCGCCTGTCGGGGACTCCGGCGAGGGGGGCCCGGGCCTGCTGGCCCGGTGCGTGGTGCCTCGTGGGGTGGATCCCCATCCTCCGGAGCCGGAGATCCCGACCCCCATCGTCCTGGACGCGCTGCCGCAGTTCTATCCGCTCGGGGACACGGGCTGTGGTTGTGGGGCGGGCGCGGGAACGGGGGGCGGGCTGTGGCTGTTGCTCGGAGTGATTGTTCAGCTTCGGCGCGCGAGGCGGCGCGCGGGAGACTTGAGGCGTTGA
- the gap gene encoding type I glyceraldehyde-3-phosphate dehydrogenase: MATRIAINGFGRIGRCILRAALSRKEDLEIVAINDLDKPAALAHLFKYDSVHRTWPGEVKATDKGIVVDGKEIAVTAEKDPTALPWKSMNVDVVLECTGRFTARDAAAKHLAAGAKKVIISAPAKGPDLTIAYGINHAEYDPAKHHIISNASCTTNCLAPIAKVLVDNFGIENGLMTTVHSYTNDQRILDLTHDDMRRARAAALSMIPTSTGAAKAIGEVIPSLKGKMHGISVRVPTPNVSLVDLTVNLSKKVTAEGVIDAYRKAAETSLKGILEFSDAQTVSVDYNGNPHSAIFDSTNCFVMGDTMVKVMAWYDNEWGFSNRMVDTAKFLVSKGI; encoded by the coding sequence ATGGCTACTCGCATCGCCATCAACGGCTTTGGTCGCATCGGTCGCTGCATCCTGCGCGCCGCGCTGAGCCGCAAGGAAGACCTGGAGATTGTCGCCATCAACGACTTGGACAAGCCGGCCGCGCTGGCGCACCTGTTCAAGTACGACTCCGTGCACCGCACCTGGCCGGGCGAGGTGAAGGCGACGGACAAGGGCATCGTGGTGGACGGCAAGGAGATCGCCGTCACCGCGGAGAAGGACCCGACGGCGCTGCCGTGGAAGAGCATGAACGTGGACGTGGTGCTGGAGTGCACCGGTCGCTTCACCGCGCGCGATGCGGCCGCGAAGCACCTGGCGGCGGGCGCCAAGAAGGTGATCATCTCCGCGCCGGCCAAGGGCCCGGACCTGACCATCGCCTACGGCATCAACCATGCCGAGTATGACCCGGCCAAGCACCACATCATCTCGAACGCCTCGTGCACCACCAACTGCCTGGCGCCCATCGCCAAGGTGCTGGTGGACAACTTCGGCATCGAGAACGGCCTGATGACGACGGTCCACAGCTACACCAACGACCAGCGCATCCTCGACCTCACCCACGACGACATGCGCCGGGCGCGCGCCGCCGCGCTGTCGATGATTCCCACGAGCACGGGCGCCGCCAAGGCCATTGGCGAGGTGATTCCGTCGCTGAAGGGCAAGATGCACGGCATCTCGGTGCGCGTGCCCACCCCGAACGTGTCGCTGGTGGACCTGACGGTGAACCTGAGCAAGAAGGTGACGGCGGAGGGGGTCATCGACGCGTACCGCAAGGCCGCCGAGACCTCGCTCAAGGGCATCCTGGAGTTCAGCGACGCGCAGACGGTGTCGGTGGACTACAACGGCAACCCGCACTCGGCCATCTTCGACTCCACCAACTGCTTCGTGATGGGCGACACCATGGTCAAGGTGATGGCCTGGTACGACAACGAGTGGGGCTTCTCCAACCGCATGGTGGACACGGCCAAGTTCCTCGTGTCCAAGGGCATCTAG
- a CDS encoding phosphoglycerate kinase has product MIRYIDELQLTGKRTFIRVDFNVPLEGRRVTDDTRIREALPTIRRALELGGKVILASHLGRPKGADPKLSLEPVAQRLAELLGPKHEVILADDCIGDGVKKQVKELKEGQVVVLENLRFHKEEEANDETFSRELAALADVYVNDAFGTAHRAHASTAGMVPYVKEKAAGLLMKKEIEYLGGVLKTPEKPFVAILGGSKVSDKIKVIESLLPKVDALLVGGAMAYTFLKAQGVEVGKSRVEEDKLSLATRLMDAAHRLKTPIVLPVDHIVGTELTDKSPAQETPDNAVPKDMMGLDIGPKTRALFTQHIRDARTVVWNGPMGLFEVAKFAEGTRSVATAMANNKEAITVIGGGDSAAAVEQMGLADQLSHVSTGGGASLEFLEGRELPGIKALETR; this is encoded by the coding sequence ATGATTCGTTATATCGACGAGCTGCAGCTCACCGGCAAGCGCACCTTCATTCGCGTGGACTTCAACGTCCCGCTGGAGGGGAGGCGCGTGACGGACGACACCCGCATCCGCGAGGCGCTGCCGACCATCCGGCGGGCGTTGGAGCTCGGAGGGAAGGTCATCCTGGCGTCCCACCTGGGCCGCCCCAAGGGCGCGGACCCGAAGCTGTCGCTCGAGCCCGTCGCCCAGCGGCTGGCGGAGCTGCTCGGCCCCAAGCACGAGGTCATCCTCGCGGATGACTGCATCGGGGACGGCGTGAAGAAGCAGGTGAAGGAGCTCAAGGAGGGGCAGGTCGTCGTGCTGGAGAACCTGCGCTTCCACAAGGAGGAGGAGGCCAACGACGAGACCTTCTCCCGCGAGCTCGCGGCGCTGGCGGATGTCTACGTCAACGATGCCTTCGGCACCGCGCACCGTGCGCACGCCTCCACCGCGGGCATGGTGCCCTACGTGAAGGAGAAGGCCGCGGGCCTGCTGATGAAGAAGGAGATCGAGTACCTGGGCGGCGTGCTCAAGACGCCCGAGAAGCCCTTCGTGGCCATCCTGGGTGGCTCCAAGGTCAGCGACAAGATCAAGGTCATCGAGAGCCTGCTGCCCAAGGTGGACGCGCTCCTGGTGGGCGGCGCCATGGCGTACACGTTCCTCAAGGCGCAGGGCGTGGAGGTGGGCAAGTCCCGCGTGGAGGAGGACAAGCTGTCGTTGGCCACGCGCCTCATGGATGCGGCGCATCGGCTGAAGACGCCCATCGTCCTTCCGGTGGACCACATCGTGGGCACCGAGCTCACGGACAAGAGCCCCGCGCAGGAGACGCCCGACAACGCGGTGCCCAAGGACATGATGGGGTTGGACATCGGCCCCAAGACGCGCGCGCTCTTCACCCAGCACATCCGCGATGCGCGCACCGTGGTGTGGAACGGGCCCATGGGCCTGTTCGAGGTCGCGAAGTTCGCCGAGGGCACCCGCTCGGTGGCCACGGCGATGGCGAACAACAAGGAGGCCATCACCGTGATTGGCGGTGGCGACAGCGCGGCCGCCGTGGAGCAGATGGGCCTGGCGGACCAGCTGAGCCATGTGTCGACTGGTGGAGGCGCGTCCCTGGAGTTCCTGGAAGGCCGGGAGCTGCCGGGCATCAAGGCGCTGGAAACACGTTAG
- the tpiA gene encoding triose-phosphate isomerase, with amino-acid sequence MAASARRRKIVAGNWKMNKTVPEALALVRELRGPLSSVGDVVEVVLAPPFVALQPLHVALEGAPFQLAGQNCHWEASGAFTGEVSAPMLAELGCAYVIVGHSERRQLFGETDETVNKKARAVRDAKMTPIICVGETLVERESDRTLEVVERQVRGALAGFEAKEVAGFVLAYEPVWAIGTGRNASSAQAQEVHAAIRGLVGRLYDGETAGRVRIQYGGSVKPDNAAELLGQPDVDGALVGGASLKAGDFAAIVKAAT; translated from the coding sequence ATGGCCGCCTCGGCTCGTCGTCGGAAGATCGTCGCCGGCAACTGGAAGATGAACAAGACGGTGCCGGAGGCGTTGGCACTGGTGCGTGAGCTGCGGGGGCCTCTGTCCTCCGTCGGGGATGTGGTGGAGGTGGTACTGGCGCCTCCGTTCGTGGCGTTGCAGCCCTTGCACGTGGCGCTGGAGGGGGCTCCCTTCCAGCTCGCGGGGCAGAACTGTCACTGGGAGGCGTCGGGGGCGTTCACCGGAGAGGTGTCCGCGCCGATGTTGGCGGAGCTGGGGTGTGCCTACGTCATCGTGGGGCACTCGGAGCGCCGGCAGCTCTTCGGTGAGACGGACGAGACGGTGAACAAGAAGGCCCGCGCGGTGCGCGACGCGAAGATGACGCCCATCATCTGTGTGGGCGAAACGCTCGTGGAGCGCGAGTCGGACCGGACGCTGGAGGTGGTGGAGCGCCAGGTCCGGGGGGCGTTGGCGGGCTTCGAGGCGAAGGAAGTGGCCGGCTTCGTCCTGGCGTACGAGCCGGTGTGGGCCATTGGGACGGGGCGCAACGCCTCGTCGGCGCAGGCCCAGGAGGTCCACGCGGCGATCCGTGGGCTGGTGGGTCGGCTGTACGACGGGGAGACGGCCGGGCGGGTGCGCATCCAGTACGGCGGCAGTGTGAAGCCGGACAACGCCGCGGAATTGCTGGGCCAGCCGGACGTCGACGGGGCGCTCGTGGGTGGAGCGAGCCTGAAGGCGGGCGATTTCGCGGCCATCGTCAAAGCGGCCACGTAG
- the secG gene encoding preprotein translocase subunit SecG — MLTFVTIIHVLVCVFMIFVILLQPGKDAGMGSALGGGAATSAFGGRGAVTFLSKLTGVCAAMFFFTSLGLSMVGLKSSVAEGGSVAKPPAAAAPAVPGAEQSTPPAASGSEQPQGAAPAAPAEGQQAPAPTPAP, encoded by the coding sequence ATGCTGACCTTCGTCACGATCATCCACGTCCTCGTGTGCGTGTTCATGATCTTCGTCATCTTGCTGCAGCCGGGTAAGGACGCCGGCATGGGCTCGGCGCTGGGCGGCGGCGCGGCCACGAGCGCCTTTGGCGGCCGTGGCGCGGTGACGTTCCTGAGCAAGCTCACGGGCGTCTGCGCGGCGATGTTCTTCTTCACGTCGCTGGGCCTGTCGATGGTGGGCCTGAAGTCCTCGGTGGCCGAGGGCGGTTCGGTGGCGAAGCCTCCGGCGGCCGCGGCTCCCGCGGTTCCGGGCGCCGAGCAGTCGACGCCTCCGGCGGCCTCGGGCTCCGAGCAACCTCAGGGTGCGGCTCCGGCCGCACCGGCGGAGGGCCAGCAGGCTCCCGCGCCGACTCCGGCTCCGTAA
- a CDS encoding tyrosine-type recombinase/integrase — protein sequence MSVRQRKYTDKDGRNQQVWFVDIKFRHASGEVERVRKDSPVNTRRGAEQYERDIRAALLMGTFRKEREPETTEEAKKAPRLKDFTARFLTYSENNNKHSSVVSKRQILDDHLTPYFGEMRLDAIGPAEIEEFKAAMKKKPRRMSGHSDTPSTRALRRRKVRTSKTLSLKTINNALAVLSKLLNLAKAQNVLAHTPDVKLFKVAKPDYDFLTFDEVDQLIASAAPQDVALLTTAPKTGLRQGELIGLQWTDLDFVRAKLHVKRTIWRGIEGTPKSGSTRTVDLPQSVVEALRAHRHLRGPFVFCQENGEHLTPGMMDHLLITTLKRAGIRRQKGTIGWHDLRHTYGSHLAMRGVPMKVIQELMGHATIEMTMRYAHLSPQVKQDAVKLLDGPMLERGNTGAMTGS from the coding sequence ATGAGCGTGAGACAGCGGAAGTACACCGACAAGGACGGAAGGAATCAGCAAGTGTGGTTCGTGGATATCAAGTTCAGGCACGCGAGCGGGGAAGTCGAGCGCGTCCGCAAGGACAGCCCGGTCAACACCCGTCGCGGTGCCGAGCAGTACGAACGAGACATCCGCGCCGCCCTCTTGATGGGGACCTTCAGGAAGGAGAGGGAGCCCGAAACGACCGAGGAGGCCAAGAAGGCGCCGAGATTGAAGGACTTCACGGCGCGGTTCCTCACCTACTCCGAGAACAACAACAAGCACTCCAGTGTCGTGAGCAAGCGGCAGATTTTGGACGACCACCTCACCCCGTACTTCGGGGAGATGAGGCTCGATGCCATCGGCCCAGCCGAAATCGAGGAGTTCAAGGCCGCCATGAAGAAGAAGCCCAGGAGGATGAGTGGGCACTCGGACACGCCGTCCACAAGAGCCCTTCGGAGGCGCAAGGTCCGCACGTCGAAGACCTTGAGCCTGAAGACCATCAACAACGCCCTGGCCGTACTAAGCAAGCTCCTCAACCTCGCCAAAGCGCAGAACGTCCTGGCCCACACCCCAGACGTGAAGCTCTTCAAGGTGGCGAAGCCCGATTACGACTTCCTCACCTTCGACGAGGTTGACCAGCTCATCGCGTCCGCTGCCCCCCAAGACGTAGCCCTCCTGACGACAGCGCCCAAGACGGGTCTGCGACAAGGGGAGCTCATCGGGCTCCAGTGGACGGACCTCGATTTCGTCCGCGCCAAGCTCCACGTCAAGCGGACCATCTGGCGAGGCATCGAGGGCACGCCGAAGAGCGGCAGCACTCGGACGGTGGACCTCCCCCAATCCGTCGTGGAGGCACTCAGGGCACACCGGCACCTCCGGGGCCCCTTCGTCTTCTGCCAGGAGAACGGGGAGCACCTCACCCCTGGGATGATGGACCACCTGCTCATCACCACGCTGAAGCGGGCGGGCATCAGGCGACAGAAGGGGACCATCGGGTGGCACGACCTGCGCCACACCTACGGAAGCCACCTCGCCATGAGGGGCGTCCCCATGAAGGTCATCCAGGAGCTGATGGGCCACGCCACCATCGAAATGACGATGCGCTACGCCCATCTCAGTCCCCAGGTGAAGCAGGACGCCGTGAAGCTCTTGGACGGCCCCATGCTGGAGAGGGGCAATACAGGGGCAATGACAGGAAGCTAG
- a CDS encoding helix-turn-helix domain-containing protein encodes MTETTPQSQEDTPSFLTVDEAAALLRVNRKTLYEAIRLGQVPGVVRIGRTLRILRAVLVGSPVGQGGPALKEKHS; translated from the coding sequence ATGACCGAGACCACACCCCAGAGCCAGGAAGACACCCCCTCGTTTCTCACCGTGGACGAGGCCGCAGCGTTACTGCGCGTGAATCGGAAGACGCTCTACGAGGCCATTCGGCTCGGACAGGTGCCGGGGGTCGTCCGCATCGGGAGGACCCTCCGAATTCTCCGCGCAGTCCTGGTAGGTTCGCCCGTGGGTCAAGGCGGTCCTGCGCTCAAGGAGAAGCACTCATGA
- a CDS encoding DNA polymerase translates to MPVLFSFDTETYPIQPGLLAPPLVCASIAQEAPGSERLLSPAQARTWFREALRSPGVHLTGANLAYDLGVMCADDPRLVDDVFAAAEAGRFHDVAIREALLDIARGLHGVDPETGRPLGDDEGARYPLALLVKRHLGLDISADKYAPDSWRLRYGELDGVPLEQWPEGAVKYPLRDACYTLDVHLSQVRAAASVANGGNLHAEADQVRAALALHFASIWGLRTHAGRVEDLRNRVEKDWQANRARFRDAGIFRASGSKDAKRLAQLVTTAYNDTPPVTPPSPRFPEGQVATDRDTLLDSGDALLEELGKSGKVDKYRSTYLDKLEAGTTTPLNPRFNVLVSTTRVSSDYQQLPQRGGVRECHEARSGYVFCSVDYGGLELRTMAQRAIWDVGYSRMADALLAKEDVHTSAAATFLGENYEDLLPRVKAKEPTATAFRSLAKIFNFGKGGGLGAGGMAYQARAKDGVRFCLLAKVAETCGVERVPVRVQGKVKMVCAACVEVSRHYGNRWLDAWPEQRALFGQASALTRNGQLVDAMIPGANILRGGCSYTQWLNTPFQGLGAVGAKLATWRVSREMYADRRSPLWGSRLVLMVHDELVAELRADCPNRLHDSAERMSEIMRQAMREVTPDLAGAIEAEPALSRVLSKDAATVRDSSGRLVVWEPDTKAA, encoded by the coding sequence GTGCCCGTCCTCTTCAGCTTCGACACCGAGACCTATCCGATTCAGCCTGGACTGCTTGCGCCGCCGCTCGTCTGCGCGTCCATCGCCCAGGAAGCCCCTGGCAGTGAGCGGCTTCTCTCCCCCGCCCAGGCACGCACGTGGTTCCGCGAAGCCCTCCGCTCACCGGGCGTTCACCTGACGGGAGCCAATCTCGCTTACGACCTAGGCGTCATGTGCGCGGATGACCCGCGACTGGTGGACGACGTGTTCGCCGCCGCCGAGGCGGGCCGCTTCCATGACGTGGCCATCCGCGAGGCCCTTCTGGACATTGCCCGGGGTCTCCATGGCGTGGACCCGGAGACGGGCCGCCCACTCGGTGACGATGAAGGGGCCCGCTACCCGCTGGCCCTCCTGGTGAAGCGCCACCTTGGCCTCGACATCTCCGCCGACAAGTACGCCCCCGACTCTTGGCGTCTTCGGTACGGAGAGCTGGATGGCGTGCCGCTGGAGCAGTGGCCCGAGGGCGCCGTGAAGTACCCGCTGCGCGACGCTTGCTACACGCTGGACGTCCACCTGTCCCAAGTACGGGCTGCAGCCAGTGTCGCCAATGGCGGCAACCTCCACGCCGAAGCGGACCAGGTCCGCGCCGCCCTCGCGCTCCACTTCGCCTCAATCTGGGGCCTGCGCACACATGCCGGTCGCGTCGAGGATCTGCGCAACCGTGTCGAGAAGGACTGGCAAGCCAACCGCGCTCGCTTCCGGGATGCCGGTATCTTCCGCGCCAGCGGATCAAAGGACGCAAAGCGCCTCGCCCAGCTTGTCACCACCGCCTACAACGACACGCCACCTGTCACCCCTCCCTCGCCTCGCTTCCCCGAGGGGCAGGTGGCCACCGACAGGGATACCCTCCTGGATTCGGGCGATGCGCTGCTTGAGGAACTGGGCAAGTCCGGCAAGGTGGACAAGTACCGCTCCACCTACCTGGACAAGCTGGAGGCAGGGACCACCACGCCCCTCAACCCGCGCTTCAACGTGCTCGTGTCCACGACACGCGTCTCCAGCGACTACCAACAGCTCCCGCAACGAGGGGGCGTGCGTGAGTGCCATGAGGCCCGCTCCGGCTACGTGTTCTGCTCCGTGGACTACGGCGGCCTCGAGCTGCGCACCATGGCCCAGCGAGCCATCTGGGACGTGGGCTACTCGCGGATGGCCGATGCGCTACTGGCCAAGGAAGACGTCCACACCTCGGCGGCAGCCACGTTCCTGGGGGAGAACTACGAAGACCTCCTGCCGCGCGTGAAGGCCAAGGAGCCCACGGCCACCGCCTTCCGCTCGCTCGCCAAAATCTTCAACTTCGGCAAGGGCGGCGGCCTCGGAGCTGGCGGCATGGCGTACCAGGCACGCGCCAAGGACGGTGTCCGGTTCTGCCTGTTGGCCAAGGTCGCGGAGACGTGCGGAGTGGAGCGCGTTCCCGTGCGCGTCCAGGGCAAGGTGAAGATGGTCTGCGCCGCGTGCGTCGAGGTGTCACGCCACTACGGCAACCGGTGGCTGGATGCGTGGCCCGAGCAGCGCGCCCTCTTCGGCCAGGCCAGTGCCCTTACGCGCAACGGTCAGCTCGTGGACGCCATGATTCCGGGCGCCAACATCCTCCGTGGCGGTTGCAGCTATACCCAGTGGCTCAACACCCCTTTCCAGGGCCTCGGTGCCGTGGGTGCGAAGCTGGCCACTTGGCGCGTGTCGCGGGAGATGTACGCGGACCGCCGCTCACCACTCTGGGGCTCGCGCCTTGTCCTCATGGTGCATGACGAGTTGGTAGCGGAGCTGCGCGCGGACTGCCCCAACCGGCTCCACGACTCCGCCGAGCGCATGTCCGAAATCATGAGGCAAGCCATGCGAGAAGTGACGCCGGACCTGGCGGGCGCCATCGAAGCCGAGCCTGCCCTGTCGCGGGTTCTCTCGAAGGACGCGGCCACGGTGCGCGACTCCAGTGGGCGGCTGGTGGTCTGGGAGCCCGACACGAAGGCGGCGTGA